A region of Pyxidicoccus parkwaysis DNA encodes the following proteins:
- the obgE gene encoding GTPase ObgE codes for MKFVDEVRIFVKAGDGGNGAVSFRREKFIERGGPNGGDGGDGGSVIFVADPQLTTLLDYRYQQHHRAKGGEHGMGSDCNGRAAEDMVLKVPVGTLVKNANTDELLVDLSESGQRWVAAKGGRGGLGNMNFATSTRQTPRFAQDGTKGEEVTLRLELKLLADVGLLGFPNAGKSTFISRVSRARPKVADYPFTTLVPNLGMVQYKDGLSFVMADIPGIIEGASEGVGLGHQFLRHVERCKVLIHLIDMGAEGEDRSPLHDFDVLNTELAKYSEQLAGKPQVVAANKLDLPDAQARLAPFTEALRERGIRVYPVSCATGEGMQALMDSVAEVLFTGRTEKLHVEKPAPVRKAAAKTAAREAPARKAAAPARKTGKAPAAKKAPAAKKAPAAKKAPARKAAAPARKAPGPARTVKAPARKAAAKKVAARKAPAKRGAMAKQRPAAKQTRAAAKKAPARKPGGRRS; via the coding sequence ATGAAGTTCGTCGACGAGGTCCGCATCTTCGTGAAGGCGGGTGACGGCGGGAATGGCGCCGTCTCCTTCCGGCGGGAGAAGTTCATCGAGCGCGGTGGCCCCAACGGAGGCGACGGCGGCGACGGAGGCTCCGTCATCTTCGTGGCGGATCCGCAGCTCACCACGCTGCTCGACTACCGCTACCAGCAGCACCACCGCGCCAAGGGCGGCGAGCACGGCATGGGCAGCGACTGCAACGGTCGCGCGGCCGAGGACATGGTGCTCAAGGTGCCGGTGGGCACGCTGGTGAAGAACGCCAACACGGACGAGCTCCTGGTGGACCTGAGCGAGTCCGGCCAGCGCTGGGTGGCGGCGAAGGGCGGGCGGGGCGGTCTGGGCAACATGAACTTCGCCACGTCCACTCGGCAGACGCCGCGCTTCGCGCAGGACGGGACGAAGGGCGAAGAGGTGACGCTGCGGCTGGAGCTGAAGCTCCTGGCGGACGTGGGCCTGCTGGGCTTCCCCAACGCGGGCAAGAGCACGTTCATCTCGCGGGTGAGCCGGGCGCGGCCGAAGGTCGCCGACTATCCGTTCACCACGCTGGTGCCCAACCTGGGCATGGTCCAGTACAAGGACGGCCTGTCCTTCGTGATGGCGGACATCCCCGGCATCATCGAGGGCGCCAGCGAGGGCGTGGGCCTGGGGCACCAGTTCCTTCGCCACGTGGAGCGCTGCAAGGTGCTCATCCACCTCATCGACATGGGGGCGGAGGGCGAGGACCGCTCGCCGCTGCACGACTTCGACGTGCTCAACACGGAGCTGGCGAAGTACAGCGAGCAGCTCGCGGGCAAGCCGCAGGTGGTGGCGGCCAACAAGCTGGACCTGCCCGACGCGCAGGCGCGGCTGGCGCCGTTCACCGAGGCCCTGCGCGAGCGCGGCATCCGTGTCTACCCCGTGTCCTGCGCCACCGGCGAGGGCATGCAGGCGCTGATGGACTCGGTGGCGGAGGTGCTGTTCACCGGGCGGACGGAGAAGCTGCACGTGGAGAAGCCGGCCCCGGTGCGCAAGGCCGCGGCGAAGACGGCGGCTCGCGAGGCTCCGGCGCGCAAGGCTGCTGCTCCGGCTCGCAAGACGGGCAAGGCTCCGGCCGCGAAGAAGGCTCCGGCCGCGAAGAAGGCTCCGGCCGCGAAGAAGGCTCCGGCGCGCAAGGCGGCTGCGCCGGCTCGCAAGGCCCCGGGTCCGGCGCGCACGGTGAAGGCTCCGGCTCGCAAGGCCGCGGCGAAGAAGGTGGCCGCGCGCAAGGCGCCCGCGAAGCGCGGGGCGATGGCGAAGCAGCGTCCGGCGGCGAAGCAGACGCGGGCGGCGGCGAAGAAGGCTCCGGCGCGCAAGCCCGGCGGCAGGAGGTCGTAA
- a CDS encoding YajQ family cyclic di-GMP-binding protein → MPSFDVVSKIDLAELDNAVNQTKKELSTRYDFQGAQADVVVAPDHTAITVKANSEERVQAAKEVLLAKLAKRNISLRALEYGDIEKTGLHNVKQVIKLQQGIPVEKSKELVKLLKDSKMKVQGSIQADQLRVTGKNRDDLQAAIALFRKEQDRLKLDMQFTNFRD, encoded by the coding sequence ATGCCATCCTTCGACGTCGTCTCGAAAATCGACCTCGCCGAGCTCGACAACGCGGTCAACCAGACCAAGAAGGAGCTCAGCACCCGCTATGACTTCCAGGGCGCCCAGGCGGACGTCGTGGTCGCCCCGGACCATACCGCCATCACCGTGAAGGCCAACAGCGAGGAGCGCGTCCAGGCCGCCAAGGAAGTCCTCCTGGCGAAGCTGGCCAAGCGCAACATCAGCCTCCGCGCGCTGGAGTATGGCGACATCGAGAAGACGGGCCTGCACAACGTGAAGCAGGTCATCAAGCTCCAGCAGGGCATCCCGGTGGAGAAGTCCAAGGAGCTGGTGAAGCTGCTGAAGGACTCGAAGATGAAGGTGCAGGGCTCCATCCAGGCGGACCAGCTCCGCGTCACCGGGAAGAACAGGGATGACCTGCAGGCCGCCATCGCCCTGTTCCGCAAGGAGCAGGACCGGCTGAAGCTGGACATGCAGTTCACCAACTTCCGCGACTAG
- the rpmA gene encoding 50S ribosomal protein L27 encodes MAHKKGQGSSRNGRDSNPQYRGVKVYGGETVTAGSILVRQVGTVIHAGSNVKLGRDYTLYSVVDGVVKYERLGRDKKKVSVYPAAQPSA; translated from the coding sequence ATGGCCCATAAAAAGGGACAGGGTTCTTCGCGCAACGGGCGTGATTCCAACCCGCAGTATCGTGGTGTGAAGGTGTACGGCGGTGAGACGGTGACGGCGGGCAGCATCCTGGTGCGCCAGGTGGGCACGGTCATCCACGCCGGCTCCAACGTGAAGCTCGGCCGCGACTACACCCTCTACTCGGTGGTGGACGGCGTGGTGAAGTACGAGCGTCTGGGCCGGGACAAGAAGAAGGTCTCGGTGTACCCGGCCGCCCAGCCGAGCGCCTGA
- a CDS encoding MaoC/PaaZ C-terminal domain-containing protein translates to MSATPHVLELTSPPPLARELLRAAVARRPSRPAEVPRLELKVRHLAPDSFQLARYREVCGFSSDGYLPLTFPQVLAAPMHIALLNHPDFPYRLLGMIHVRNRIQQHRRLAEGTALSVRTWVEGQREVRQGRELDLHTDVEVDGTPVWSALTTMLRRLPGADTRPREPRPVSPSATEDDTLFAHSRPSSWKVPEDAGRRYARASGDYNPIHLYAVTARFFGFPRAIVHGMWTVGRCVAEMGEAAEAPALTLTSEFRRPLLLPSNVVFQTAKQQDGAVAYRVKSEDGQLHVQGDLTTGA, encoded by the coding sequence GTGTCCGCCACTCCGCACGTCCTCGAGCTCACCTCGCCTCCGCCACTCGCGCGCGAGCTGCTGCGCGCCGCCGTGGCCCGCCGCCCCTCGCGCCCGGCCGAGGTCCCCCGGCTGGAGCTGAAGGTGCGCCACCTCGCGCCGGACTCCTTCCAGCTCGCGCGCTACCGCGAGGTCTGCGGCTTCTCCTCCGACGGCTACCTGCCGCTGACCTTTCCCCAGGTGCTCGCCGCGCCAATGCACATCGCGCTGCTCAACCACCCGGACTTCCCCTACCGCCTGCTCGGCATGATTCACGTGCGCAATCGCATCCAGCAGCACCGCCGGCTCGCGGAGGGCACCGCGCTCTCCGTGCGCACCTGGGTGGAGGGCCAGCGCGAGGTGCGCCAGGGCCGCGAGCTGGACCTGCACACCGACGTCGAGGTGGACGGCACGCCCGTCTGGAGCGCCCTCACCACCATGCTCCGCCGCCTCCCCGGTGCCGACACGCGTCCGCGCGAGCCCAGGCCCGTAAGCCCCTCCGCCACGGAAGACGACACCCTCTTCGCCCACAGCCGCCCCTCGAGCTGGAAGGTGCCCGAGGACGCCGGCCGCCGGTACGCGCGGGCCTCGGGGGACTACAACCCCATCCACCTGTATGCCGTCACCGCGCGCTTCTTCGGCTTCCCGCGCGCCATCGTCCACGGCATGTGGACGGTGGGGCGCTGCGTGGCGGAGATGGGCGAGGCCGCGGAGGCACCCGCCCTCACGCTCACCTCGGAGTTCCGCCGCCCGCTGCTGCTCCCGTCGAACGTGGTCTTCCAGACGGCGAAGCAGCAGGACGGCGCGGTGGCCTACCGCGTGAAGTCCGAGGACGGGCAGCTCCACGTGCAGGGCGACCTGACGACGGGAGCTTGA
- a CDS encoding ribonuclease J → MLHVIPLGGLGEIGLNSMVVACRGEMLLIDAGLMFPTAGMPGVDIIIPDFTHLKQNAAQLKGVVLTHGHEDHLGALPYLLNEVPVPVYGTRFTLAMARHRLNELGLEADLREIEPREPFHVGTAFKVEASRVTHTVPDAVGYIIRTPEGTLIHTGDFKLDPDPIDGLRTDLERWGAAGEEGVLCLLSDSTNSELTEETGSERVVEQTFERLFTGATGRIIVALFSSNLHRVRHLLALCERLGRKVALQGRSMIRNVEMARELGYLDVPDSLFIHVDTVPQLPAHRVLVLTTGAQGEPRAGLSQLASGDGPVRLDPGDLVVLSSRPIPGNERSVGALIDELQWRGARVAYAQLEPGVHVSGHASRPQQRRVLDLVKPRHFVPVHGEGRHLHRHLATAREAGMEPAQCLLAQDGDVVTFEQGRGRFSGSVPSGRVLKDRSSSGIITPDALQERVRLSETGMVAAVVVLQRDNQKLVAGPQLSGQGLNLDEQVVLPRVAQEARSIFEELSPQLRGDDALVREELTRAVRRAFKLYTARRPLVVPMVVRV, encoded by the coding sequence ATGCTTCACGTCATTCCCCTGGGCGGCCTCGGCGAAATCGGCCTCAACTCCATGGTCGTCGCCTGTCGCGGGGAGATGCTGCTCATCGACGCCGGGCTGATGTTCCCCACTGCGGGGATGCCCGGCGTGGACATCATCATCCCGGACTTCACCCACCTGAAGCAGAACGCCGCCCAGCTCAAGGGCGTGGTGCTGACGCACGGCCACGAGGACCACCTGGGCGCGCTCCCCTACCTGCTCAACGAGGTGCCCGTCCCCGTCTACGGCACGCGCTTCACGCTGGCCATGGCGCGCCACCGGCTCAACGAATTGGGCCTGGAGGCGGACCTGCGCGAAATCGAGCCGCGCGAGCCCTTCCACGTCGGCACCGCGTTCAAGGTGGAGGCAAGCCGCGTCACGCACACCGTGCCGGACGCGGTGGGCTACATCATCCGCACCCCCGAAGGCACGCTCATCCACACCGGCGACTTCAAGCTGGACCCGGACCCCATCGACGGGCTGCGCACGGACCTGGAGCGCTGGGGCGCGGCCGGCGAGGAAGGCGTGCTGTGCCTCCTGTCGGACTCCACCAACTCCGAGCTGACGGAGGAGACGGGCAGCGAGCGCGTGGTGGAGCAGACCTTCGAGCGCCTCTTCACCGGCGCCACCGGCCGCATCATCGTCGCGCTCTTCTCCTCCAACCTCCACCGCGTGCGTCACCTGCTCGCGCTGTGCGAGCGGCTGGGGCGCAAGGTGGCCCTCCAGGGCCGCAGCATGATTCGCAACGTGGAGATGGCGCGAGAGCTGGGCTACCTCGACGTGCCCGACTCGCTCTTCATCCACGTGGACACGGTGCCGCAGCTTCCCGCCCACCGCGTGCTGGTGCTCACCACCGGCGCGCAGGGCGAGCCGCGCGCGGGACTCTCCCAGCTCGCCTCCGGAGACGGGCCCGTGCGCCTGGACCCGGGGGATTTGGTGGTGCTCAGCTCGCGCCCCATCCCCGGCAACGAGCGCTCCGTGGGCGCGCTCATCGACGAGCTCCAGTGGCGCGGCGCGCGCGTCGCCTACGCGCAGCTGGAGCCAGGCGTCCACGTCTCCGGCCACGCCAGCCGGCCGCAGCAGCGGCGCGTGCTGGATTTGGTGAAGCCGCGCCACTTCGTCCCCGTGCACGGCGAGGGCCGCCACCTGCACCGCCACCTCGCCACCGCGCGCGAGGCCGGCATGGAGCCCGCGCAGTGCCTGCTCGCGCAGGACGGAGACGTCGTCACCTTCGAGCAGGGCCGGGGCCGCTTCAGCGGCAGCGTGCCGTCGGGCCGCGTCCTGAAGGACCGCTCCAGCAGCGGCATCATCACGCCTGATGCCCTCCAGGAGCGAGTGAGGCTGTCCGAGACGGGCATGGTGGCCGCCGTCGTCGTCCTCCAGCGGGACAACCAGAAGCTGGTGGCCGGGCCGCAGCTGTCCGGTCAGGGACTGAACCTGGACGAGCAGGTGGTGCTACCCCGGGTTGCCCAGGAGGCCCGGTCCATTTTCGAGGAGTTGTCACCCCAGCTGCGGGGGGATGACGCCCTGGTGCGAGAAGAGCTCACCCGGGCGGTGCGCCGCGCCTTCAAGCTGTACACCGCCCGGCGCCCGCTGGTGGTGCCCATGGTCGTCCGGGTGTAG
- the rimO gene encoding 30S ribosomal protein S12 methylthiotransferase RimO → MTLGCPKNRVDSEVMLGTLQHHGYKLVQEASEAQVIVVNTCAFIGPAKQESVDSILEMAELKKSGACKTLVVTGCLSQRYGQELAKEMPEVDHFLGTSAYAQIGDLLAAEASPRQVIPDPDYIHDANTPRVNSMPKYTAYLKVSEGCDNACAFCIIPTLRGGQRSRPIDDIVTEATRLAESGVQELNLVAQDLTAYGHDLPGKPKLHDLLKALVKVDVKWIRLHYAYPRVFPDELIDVMATEPKIARYLDMPVQHVSDKLLLSMKRGRNSEFLKSLLAKLRERVPGLVMRTSLIVGLPGETEEDFEMLKEFVKQQRFERLGVFQYSDEEGTAAYDLPDKVPQKTIERRWREVMAIQKRINREQNKKLVGKRLEVLVEGPAPETEHLLVGRHQGQAPDIDGMVYINDGLAYPGELVTVEVTEAHDYDLVARVVERPDPKQRQHTARDAHPAPVSLGTKPRTATHAE, encoded by the coding sequence ATGACCCTCGGCTGCCCGAAGAACCGGGTGGACTCCGAGGTGATGCTGGGCACGTTGCAGCACCACGGCTACAAGCTGGTGCAGGAGGCCTCCGAAGCCCAGGTCATCGTGGTCAACACGTGTGCCTTCATCGGCCCTGCGAAGCAGGAGTCGGTGGACTCCATCCTGGAGATGGCGGAGCTGAAGAAGTCCGGCGCCTGCAAGACGCTGGTGGTGACGGGCTGTCTGTCCCAGCGCTACGGCCAGGAGCTGGCGAAGGAGATGCCGGAGGTCGACCACTTCCTCGGCACCAGCGCCTACGCGCAGATTGGCGACCTGCTCGCCGCCGAGGCATCGCCGCGTCAGGTGATTCCGGACCCCGACTACATCCACGACGCCAACACGCCGCGCGTCAACTCGATGCCGAAGTACACGGCGTACCTCAAGGTGTCCGAGGGCTGCGACAACGCCTGCGCCTTCTGCATCATCCCCACGCTGCGCGGAGGCCAGCGCTCGCGCCCCATCGACGACATCGTCACCGAGGCGACTCGGCTGGCGGAGAGCGGCGTGCAGGAGCTGAACCTCGTCGCGCAGGACCTCACCGCGTACGGGCATGACCTGCCGGGCAAGCCGAAGCTGCACGACTTGCTCAAGGCGCTGGTGAAGGTGGACGTGAAGTGGATTCGCCTCCACTACGCCTACCCGCGCGTGTTCCCGGACGAGCTCATCGACGTCATGGCCACGGAGCCGAAGATTGCCCGGTACCTGGACATGCCGGTGCAGCACGTCAGCGACAAGCTGCTCCTGTCGATGAAGCGCGGCCGCAACTCGGAGTTCCTCAAGAGCCTGCTGGCGAAGCTGCGCGAGCGCGTGCCCGGGCTGGTGATGCGCACGTCGCTCATCGTCGGCCTGCCGGGGGAGACGGAAGAAGACTTCGAGATGCTGAAGGAGTTCGTGAAGCAGCAGCGCTTCGAGCGGCTCGGCGTCTTCCAGTACTCCGACGAGGAGGGCACCGCGGCGTACGACTTGCCGGACAAGGTGCCGCAGAAGACGATTGAGCGCCGGTGGCGCGAGGTGATGGCCATCCAGAAGCGCATCAACCGCGAGCAGAACAAGAAGCTCGTGGGGAAGCGGCTGGAGGTGCTGGTGGAGGGCCCCGCGCCCGAGACGGAGCACCTGCTGGTGGGGCGCCACCAGGGCCAGGCGCCGGACATCGACGGCATGGTCTACATCAACGATGGCCTGGCGTACCCGGGGGAACTCGTCACCGTGGAGGTGACGGAGGCCCACGACTACGACCTCGTGGCCCGCGTGGTGGAGCGCCCGGACCCGAAGCAGCGCCAGCACACCGCGCGCGATGCGCACCCCGCGCCCGTGTCGCTGGGCACCAAGCCGCGCACGGCGACGCACGCGGAGTAG
- a CDS encoding LolA family protein, translated as MFLETLLVTLLSAPSAAAASAARALPAGSEKPVLVAQATPAPAAPKPAETPAGAPAKPTDAGKATDGGKPAEPAKAPATQAPAAQQGKPAQAAPAKPAPAMTPEVKSLVDRMQAFYEKTSDFRSGFRQDYKYKTFRRTQTSEGTVTYKKPGLMRWEYQKPTARTFVLAGNKVYAYDAAAQSLTVGSIDTSQLSASVTFLFGQGKLADEFAITKGTCKDCKGTLLVLDPLKDEPRFRQVRLEVDPATAQVLKSTVVDPDGSENTISFLGLKTNVGIDADSFKLDVPKDTRVDDFTKGQKK; from the coding sequence ATGTTCCTGGAAACCCTGCTCGTCACGCTCCTGTCCGCGCCGTCCGCCGCTGCGGCCTCCGCTGCCCGGGCCCTGCCCGCCGGCTCGGAGAAGCCCGTGCTGGTGGCCCAGGCCACGCCGGCGCCCGCCGCTCCGAAGCCCGCGGAGACGCCGGCCGGTGCTCCGGCGAAGCCTACCGACGCAGGCAAGGCCACCGACGGTGGCAAGCCCGCCGAGCCCGCGAAGGCCCCGGCCACCCAGGCTCCGGCCGCGCAGCAGGGCAAGCCCGCACAGGCGGCGCCCGCGAAGCCGGCTCCGGCGATGACGCCGGAGGTGAAGTCGCTGGTGGACCGGATGCAGGCCTTCTACGAGAAGACGAGCGACTTCCGCTCCGGCTTCCGCCAGGACTACAAGTACAAGACCTTCCGGCGCACGCAGACGTCCGAGGGCACCGTCACTTACAAGAAGCCCGGCCTGATGCGCTGGGAGTACCAGAAGCCCACGGCGCGCACCTTCGTGCTGGCCGGCAACAAGGTGTACGCGTACGACGCGGCCGCGCAGAGCCTCACGGTGGGCAGCATCGACACGAGCCAGCTCTCCGCGTCGGTGACGTTCCTCTTCGGCCAGGGGAAGCTGGCGGACGAGTTCGCCATCACCAAGGGCACGTGCAAGGACTGCAAGGGCACGCTGCTGGTGCTGGACCCGCTGAAGGACGAGCCCCGCTTCCGCCAGGTGCGGCTGGAGGTGGACCCGGCCACGGCGCAGGTGCTCAAGAGCACCGTGGTGGACCCGGACGGCAGCGAGAACACCATCTCCTTCCTGGGCCTGAAGACGAACGTGGGCATCGACGCGGACAGCTTCAAGCTGGACGTGCCGAAGGACACCCGCGTGGATGACTTCACCAAGGGCCAGAAGAAGTAA
- the rplU gene encoding 50S ribosomal protein L21 — MYAVIRTGGKQYRVAEGDVLRIEKIAGDIGAEVTFTDVLMLGGTDSPKVGKPTVSGARVVGKVLAQDKHRRVLHFRKEKEGWTRRRGHRQPYTEVKVTSIAG, encoded by the coding sequence ATGTACGCAGTCATTCGCACGGGCGGGAAGCAGTACCGCGTCGCCGAGGGCGATGTGCTCCGGATCGAGAAGATCGCCGGTGACATTGGCGCCGAGGTGACCTTCACGGACGTCCTCATGCTGGGTGGTACGGACAGCCCCAAGGTGGGCAAGCCGACCGTCTCTGGCGCTCGCGTGGTGGGCAAGGTCCTCGCGCAGGACAAGCACCGCCGCGTCCTCCACTTCCGCAAGGAGAAGGAGGGCTGGACGCGCCGCCGCGGTCACCGTCAGCCGTACACCGAGGTGAAGGTCACCTCCATCGCCGGCTAG
- a CDS encoding serine/threonine-protein kinase gives MGRYHILDKLGSGGMGVVYRAYDPELHRRVAIKLLHPDANTIARADGASRLLREAQAMARLSHPNVVSVYDAGTFAGRVFIAMELVDGLSLRHWLRAEHRSWREVLAVFRQAGQGLVAAHAAGLVHRDFKPANVLVNQDGRAQVTDFGLARTTADIEAAEAGRRTSPALVSVLQDDLLESPLTEAGLVMGTPAYMPPEQHEDGRTDARGDQFSFCASLYEALYGQLPFEGKRAEEYLLEVSAGRVRPQPRGSRAPAWLFRAVTRGLSTSPEARYPSMAALLEALHQDPSTTWRQRGVVAASALLLAGALGVTWWVGNRRQTPCVGAETRLSGVWDAQRKTDLQKAFTATGRPHSDEAFTRVAAVLDGFAREWAGMHREACEATRVRGHQSDEVLSLRMACLDRRRSALDAVAGVLAQTDVESLDATLDTAQRLPPVSGCADVEALRRGLPESPEQRARVEALRARVDRATALVDAGRYVQAQEELKAALEQSRASGARPVLAEALELEGRLGLATGDEARARTALHESLLTAQAVRHDQLAARAAARLVTTVSSEPALEEWSIAQARSSIERAGGAPDLEALLQASLGRNAFLRGQYAQAAEAFGRSAQLREKVFGPDHLLTVEALRDEAAALSRTPDAERATGLLRRVLETTERVMGPDHPRTAMAANAVGHHLVSIRRFEEGMPYLRRAITLEEQALGPGSATLSDPLNTLADALEALGRHAEARPLRERALAMDLKAHGPAHPETAADLTALGELALREGKMHDAVDFARRGVEAYEALQKDHPDVAAPLTTLGQALLAQGQAREAHAVLERALALRTRTPGPGGDLAKTRFALARALASREPARARALATQALDFYASDATFSAEAGHVREWLQGRHAATVRPGPNGPEP, from the coding sequence GTGGGCCGCTACCACATCCTCGACAAGCTGGGCTCCGGCGGCATGGGCGTCGTCTACCGGGCCTACGACCCGGAACTGCACCGGCGCGTCGCCATCAAGCTCCTCCATCCCGACGCCAACACCATCGCCCGGGCCGATGGCGCCTCACGCCTGCTGCGCGAGGCCCAGGCCATGGCTCGCCTCTCGCACCCCAACGTCGTCTCCGTCTACGACGCGGGCACCTTCGCCGGTCGCGTCTTCATCGCCATGGAGCTCGTGGACGGCCTCTCCCTGCGTCACTGGCTCCGCGCCGAGCACCGCTCCTGGCGCGAGGTGCTCGCCGTGTTCCGTCAGGCCGGCCAGGGCCTCGTGGCAGCCCACGCGGCGGGGCTCGTGCACCGGGACTTCAAGCCCGCCAACGTGCTCGTCAATCAGGACGGCCGCGCGCAGGTGACGGACTTCGGGCTCGCGCGCACCACCGCGGACATCGAAGCCGCGGAGGCCGGCCGGCGCACCTCGCCCGCGCTCGTCTCCGTCCTTCAGGATGACCTGCTGGAGTCCCCCCTCACCGAGGCCGGCCTCGTCATGGGCACGCCCGCGTACATGCCGCCCGAGCAGCACGAGGATGGCCGCACCGACGCGCGCGGAGACCAGTTCAGCTTCTGCGCCTCGCTCTACGAGGCCCTCTACGGACAGCTCCCCTTCGAGGGGAAACGCGCGGAGGAATACCTCCTCGAGGTGAGCGCCGGCCGCGTGCGCCCACAACCCCGGGGCAGCCGCGCCCCCGCGTGGCTCTTCCGCGCCGTCACGCGCGGCCTCTCCACCTCTCCCGAGGCGCGCTACCCGTCGATGGCGGCGCTGCTGGAAGCGCTCCACCAGGACCCGTCCACGACCTGGCGCCAGCGTGGAGTCGTGGCCGCTTCGGCGCTGCTGCTCGCCGGTGCGCTGGGCGTCACGTGGTGGGTGGGCAACCGCCGTCAGACCCCGTGCGTGGGCGCCGAGACGCGGCTCTCCGGTGTCTGGGACGCACAGCGCAAAACCGACCTCCAGAAGGCCTTCACCGCCACAGGGCGGCCCCATTCCGACGAGGCCTTCACTCGCGTGGCGGCGGTGCTCGATGGCTTCGCGCGCGAGTGGGCCGGCATGCACCGCGAGGCCTGCGAGGCCACCCGTGTGCGCGGCCACCAGTCCGACGAGGTGCTCTCTCTCCGCATGGCCTGTCTGGACCGGCGCCGCTCCGCGCTCGACGCGGTGGCGGGTGTGCTCGCGCAGACGGACGTGGAGTCGCTCGACGCCACGCTGGACACGGCGCAGCGACTGCCGCCCGTGTCCGGCTGCGCCGACGTAGAGGCCCTGCGCCGGGGCCTCCCCGAGTCTCCCGAGCAGCGCGCCCGCGTGGAGGCCCTGCGCGCCCGCGTGGACCGCGCCACCGCGCTGGTGGACGCGGGCCGCTACGTCCAGGCGCAGGAGGAATTGAAGGCCGCGCTGGAGCAGTCGCGCGCGTCCGGAGCTCGGCCGGTGCTCGCCGAGGCGCTGGAATTGGAGGGCCGGCTCGGGCTCGCCACCGGAGACGAGGCCCGCGCCCGAACCGCGCTGCACGAGTCGCTCCTCACCGCGCAGGCCGTGCGCCATGACCAGCTCGCCGCGCGCGCCGCCGCCCGGCTCGTCACCACCGTCTCCTCCGAGCCGGCGCTGGAGGAGTGGAGCATCGCTCAGGCCCGCTCCTCCATCGAGCGCGCCGGCGGAGCTCCGGACCTGGAGGCCCTGCTCCAAGCGAGCCTGGGCCGCAACGCCTTCCTCCGAGGCCAGTACGCCCAGGCCGCCGAGGCCTTCGGCCGCTCCGCCCAGCTTCGCGAGAAGGTCTTCGGCCCCGACCACCTGCTCACCGTGGAGGCGCTGCGCGACGAGGCCGCGGCCCTGTCCCGCACGCCCGACGCGGAGCGCGCAACAGGCCTGCTGCGCCGCGTGCTGGAGACGACGGAGCGGGTGATGGGCCCGGACCATCCGCGGACGGCCATGGCCGCCAACGCCGTGGGCCACCACCTCGTCTCCATCCGCCGCTTCGAGGAAGGCATGCCCTACCTCCGCCGCGCCATCACGCTGGAGGAGCAGGCGCTGGGCCCCGGGAGCGCCACGCTGAGCGACCCGCTCAACACCCTCGCCGACGCGCTGGAGGCCCTCGGCCGCCACGCAGAGGCCCGTCCCCTGCGCGAGCGTGCGCTGGCCATGGACCTCAAGGCCCATGGCCCCGCGCATCCGGAGACAGCGGCGGACCTCACGGCGCTCGGAGAGCTGGCCCTGCGCGAAGGCAAGATGCACGACGCGGTGGACTTCGCCCGGCGCGGAGTGGAGGCCTACGAGGCCTTGCAGAAGGACCACCCGGACGTGGCCGCCCCGCTCACGACGCTGGGACAGGCGCTGCTCGCCCAGGGACAGGCGCGCGAGGCCCACGCCGTGCTCGAACGCGCGCTCGCCCTGCGCACCCGCACCCCGGGCCCGGGAGGAGACCTCGCGAAGACGCGCTTCGCCCTCGCGCGCGCCCTTGCTTCGAGGGAGCCCGCCCGGGCCCGCGCCCTGGCCACCCAGGCCCTGGACTTCTACGCCTCGGACGCCACCTTCTCCGCCGAGGCCGGCCACGTCCGCGAGTGGCTCCAGGGCCGCCATGCCGCCACCGTGCGTCCGGGTCCCAACGGACCCGAGCCCTGA
- a CDS encoding TrmH family RNA methyltransferase produces the protein MSGGGAGYERFEKEQYEPEQFLLDVRKEKIDRVVSQRTRNFTIVLDRLEDSFNMAAVLRTCESFGVQEVHVVINPEAPFLPNSRVAQGCDKWLDVKLYKSFAECREHLKSRGFNLYASAIREGATSLYSMGFQAKTALVFGNERYGVSEEVLNTVDGTFWVPMRGFSQSLNISAAASACISRAIAWRDEHLGGSGDLSPEEAQDLRERFYVLAIKQRKRIFKKRP, from the coding sequence ATGTCCGGCGGCGGTGCTGGCTACGAGCGCTTCGAGAAGGAGCAGTACGAGCCCGAGCAGTTCCTGCTCGACGTGCGCAAGGAGAAGATCGACCGCGTCGTCAGCCAGCGCACGCGCAACTTCACCATCGTCCTGGACCGGCTGGAGGACAGCTTCAACATGGCCGCGGTGCTGCGCACCTGCGAGTCCTTCGGCGTCCAGGAGGTGCATGTCGTCATCAACCCGGAGGCCCCCTTCCTTCCCAACTCGAGGGTGGCCCAGGGCTGCGACAAGTGGCTCGACGTGAAGCTCTACAAGAGCTTCGCCGAGTGCCGCGAGCACCTGAAGTCGCGCGGCTTCAACCTCTACGCCTCCGCCATCCGCGAGGGGGCCACCAGCCTCTACTCCATGGGCTTCCAGGCGAAGACGGCGCTCGTCTTCGGCAACGAGCGGTACGGGGTGAGCGAGGAGGTGCTGAACACCGTGGACGGCACCTTCTGGGTGCCCATGCGGGGCTTCAGCCAGAGCCTCAACATCTCCGCCGCTGCCTCGGCCTGCATCAGCCGGGCGATTGCCTGGCGGGACGAGCACCTGGGGGGCTCGGGGGACTTGTCTCCCGAGGAGGCCCAGGACCTGCGCGAGCGCTTCTACGTGCTGGCCATCAAACAGAGGAAGCGGATCTTCAAGAAGCGGCCATGA